A genomic stretch from Actinomadura rubteroloni includes:
- the nth gene encoding endonuclease III, with the protein MVAKGSSAARAKRFADETRVGLVRRARKMDRILQETYPDAHCELDFRNPFELLVATVLSAQTTDVRVNLTTPDLFAKYPTPEDMAAANPEEMEEILRPTGFYRAKTKSVLGLSSALVERFKGEVPKKLDDLVTLPGVGRKTANVVLGNAFGVPGLTVDTHFGRLVRRFGWTDEEEPEKVESAIAELFPRRDWTMLSHRLIWHGRRICHARRPACGACPLADLCPSYGTGPVDHDTAAKLVKTGPPPKTT; encoded by the coding sequence ATGGTGGCTAAGGGCAGCTCGGCGGCGCGGGCGAAGCGGTTCGCGGACGAGACACGGGTGGGTCTGGTGCGGCGGGCGCGGAAGATGGACCGGATCCTCCAGGAGACGTACCCGGACGCGCACTGCGAGCTGGATTTCCGCAACCCTTTCGAGCTGCTGGTCGCGACGGTCCTGTCCGCGCAGACGACGGACGTGCGCGTCAACCTGACGACGCCGGATCTGTTCGCCAAGTACCCGACGCCCGAGGACATGGCGGCGGCGAACCCGGAGGAAATGGAAGAAATCCTCCGGCCCACCGGCTTCTACCGCGCCAAGACCAAGTCCGTTCTGGGCCTGTCGTCGGCGCTGGTGGAGCGTTTCAAAGGCGAGGTCCCCAAGAAGCTGGACGACCTCGTCACCCTCCCCGGCGTCGGCCGCAAAACCGCCAACGTCGTCCTCGGCAACGCGTTCGGCGTGCCGGGGCTGACGGTGGACACGCACTTCGGACGGCTCGTCCGTCGGTTCGGCTGGACGGACGAGGAGGAGCCCGAGAAGGTCGAGTCGGCCATCGCCGAGCTGTTCCCCCGCCGCGACTGGACGATGCTGTCGCACCGGCTGATCTGGCATGGGCGGCGGATCTGCCACGCGCGGCGTCCGGCCTGCGGGGCGTGTCCGCTCGCCGACCTGTGCCCGTCCTATGGCACCGGCCCGG